In Sander vitreus isolate 19-12246 chromosome 12, sanVit1, whole genome shotgun sequence, the following proteins share a genomic window:
- the snap47 gene encoding synaptosomal-associated protein 47 isoform X1 has product MSRDIPIHSWPGSYYINSEKRWENGTLSLTRTMVRFVSNQSKESLASFRLSRIMELKMESSSFIFSTLTVLEEGNVKHWFGSLKPNRVVVYNVLEHFWRERLLSPSSEARGAECKPSKGRELISLVAGAQRRLEDTGSVLSHQGEQFDNMIQGLEKIDSDLGVADKLLLELESPSWWPFGKLPWKTQQEAKAQDAARAGAAAASAAGKESSRNKVIASIPAVVTKGGDSDLKPGCLLVLVSSVEVRDTNCQLLHRFERNDIDEIRVHSPYEITVRQRFIGKPDICYRFLSAKMPEAMSVLEMQYKKKVEFMNEYTAFKATPVSSPCGTEGPNWNEGLLQRCQDTELPLEVQAGELSQLQVHVLQPSVSQAEAQELKQMLMQLKNLALEAETELERQDDVLDELTSSTDRATMHIEKHTCRMKRLL; this is encoded by the exons ATGAGCCGGGACATCCCTATCCACAGCTGGCCCGGTTCCTATTACATCAACAGTGAGAAGCGGTGGGAAAATGGCACCCTGTCCCTCACCAGGACCATGGTGCGCTTCGTCTCTAACCAGAGTAAGGAGAGTCTTGCCAGCTTCCGCCTCTCCAGGATCATGGAGCTCAAGATGGAGTCGTCTAGTTTTATCTTCAGCACTCTCACAGTGCTTGAAGAGGGCAATGTGAAACACTGGTTTGGCTCGCTTAAGCCCAACAGGGTGGTGGTTTATAATGTCTTAGAGCATTTTTGGAGAGAACGTCTTTTGTCCCCCAGCTCAGAGGCCCGGGGAGCCGAATGTAAACCCTCTAAAGGCAGAGAGCTGATTAGCCTGGTGGCAGGGGCCCAGAGAAGACTGGAGGACACCGGCAGTGTCCTCAGCCACCAAGGAGAGCAGTTTGACAATATGATACAGGGACTGGAGAAGATTGACTCAGATCTGGGCGTGGCTGATAA ACTTTTGTTAGAGCTGGAGTCTCCCTCCTGGTGGCCTTTTGGTAAACTTCCTTGGAAGACTCAGCAGGAAGCCAAGGCTCAGGACGCTGCAAGAGCTGGAGCTGCCGCTGCTTCTGCAGCTGGCAAAGAGTCCAGTAGAAATAAGGTGATCGCAAGCATCCCAGCTGTAGTGACCAAAGGCGGGGACTCAGACTTAAAACCCGGATGCTTGTTGGTGCTGGTGTCCTCAGTGGAGGTGCGAGACACAAACTGTCAACTCCTTCACCGCTTCGAACGAAATGACATCGACGAAATCAGGGTGCACAGTCCGTATGAGATCACTGTTAGACAGCGGTTTATTGGGAAGCCAGATATATGCTACAGGTTCCTGTCTGCCAAGATGCCAGAGGCAATGTCAGTGTTAGAGATGCAGTACAAAAAGAAAGTGGAGTTCATGAATGAATACACTGCTTTCAAAGCAACTCCAGTTTCATCTCCGTGTGGTACAGAGGGGCCAAACTGGAATGAAG GTTTGCTGCAGAGGTGCCAAGACACAGAGCTCCCGCTGGAGGTCCAAGCAGGAGAGCTGTCCCAGTTGCAGGTGCACGTCCTCCAGCCATCTGTCAGTCAGGCTGAGGCCCAGGAACTCAAACAG aTGCTGATGCAGCTGAAGAACCTTGCCCTGGAGGCAGAGACAGAGCTGGAACGACAGGATGATGTTCTGGATGAGCTAACCAGCTCCACTGACCGAGCCACCATGCACATAGAGAAGCATACCTGCCGCATGAAAAGACTGCTGTAG
- the snap47 gene encoding synaptosomal-associated protein 47 isoform X2, whose protein sequence is MSRDIPIHSWPGSYYINSEKRWENGTLSLTRTMVRFVSNQSKESLASFRLSRIMELKMESSSFIFSTLTVLEEGNVKHWFGSLKPNRVVVYNVLEHFWRERLLSPSSEARGAECKPSKGRELISLVAGAQRRLEDTGSVLSHQGEQFDNMIQGLEKIDSDLGVADKLLLELESPSWWPFGKLPWKTQQEAKAQDAARAGAAAASAAGKESSRNKVIASIPAVVTKGGDSDLKPGCLLVLVSSVEVRDTNCQLLHRFERNDIDEIRVHSPYEITVRQRFIGKPDICYRFLSAKMPEAMSVLEMQYKKKVEFMNEYTAFKATPVSSPCGTEGPNWNEGLLQRCQDTELPLEVQAGELSQLQVHVLQPSVSQAEAQELKQLSMFTEDWCVIT, encoded by the exons ATGAGCCGGGACATCCCTATCCACAGCTGGCCCGGTTCCTATTACATCAACAGTGAGAAGCGGTGGGAAAATGGCACCCTGTCCCTCACCAGGACCATGGTGCGCTTCGTCTCTAACCAGAGTAAGGAGAGTCTTGCCAGCTTCCGCCTCTCCAGGATCATGGAGCTCAAGATGGAGTCGTCTAGTTTTATCTTCAGCACTCTCACAGTGCTTGAAGAGGGCAATGTGAAACACTGGTTTGGCTCGCTTAAGCCCAACAGGGTGGTGGTTTATAATGTCTTAGAGCATTTTTGGAGAGAACGTCTTTTGTCCCCCAGCTCAGAGGCCCGGGGAGCCGAATGTAAACCCTCTAAAGGCAGAGAGCTGATTAGCCTGGTGGCAGGGGCCCAGAGAAGACTGGAGGACACCGGCAGTGTCCTCAGCCACCAAGGAGAGCAGTTTGACAATATGATACAGGGACTGGAGAAGATTGACTCAGATCTGGGCGTGGCTGATAA ACTTTTGTTAGAGCTGGAGTCTCCCTCCTGGTGGCCTTTTGGTAAACTTCCTTGGAAGACTCAGCAGGAAGCCAAGGCTCAGGACGCTGCAAGAGCTGGAGCTGCCGCTGCTTCTGCAGCTGGCAAAGAGTCCAGTAGAAATAAGGTGATCGCAAGCATCCCAGCTGTAGTGACCAAAGGCGGGGACTCAGACTTAAAACCCGGATGCTTGTTGGTGCTGGTGTCCTCAGTGGAGGTGCGAGACACAAACTGTCAACTCCTTCACCGCTTCGAACGAAATGACATCGACGAAATCAGGGTGCACAGTCCGTATGAGATCACTGTTAGACAGCGGTTTATTGGGAAGCCAGATATATGCTACAGGTTCCTGTCTGCCAAGATGCCAGAGGCAATGTCAGTGTTAGAGATGCAGTACAAAAAGAAAGTGGAGTTCATGAATGAATACACTGCTTTCAAAGCAACTCCAGTTTCATCTCCGTGTGGTACAGAGGGGCCAAACTGGAATGAAG GTTTGCTGCAGAGGTGCCAAGACACAGAGCTCCCGCTGGAGGTCCAAGCAGGAGAGCTGTCCCAGTTGCAGGTGCACGTCCTCCAGCCATCTGTCAGTCAGGCTGAGGCCCAGGAACTCAAACAG CTGTCCATGTTCACTGAGGACTGGTGTGTAATTACttaa